The following are encoded in a window of Thermoanaerobacter ethanolicus JW 200 genomic DNA:
- the gndA gene encoding NADP-dependent phosphogluconate dehydrogenase: MNEIGLIGLAVMGQNLALNIARKGYSVSVFNRTPEKAQEFMQNKVKDEQIKPYYDIKSFVESLKRPRKIILMVKAGKPVDDVIEELLPYLDKGDLIIDGGNSYFKDTSRRIKELEEKGILYLGMGVSGGEAGALHGPSLMPGGTQDAYEMVKDVLLKIAAQTEAGPCCTYVGNDSAGHFVKMVHNGIEYAIMQAIAEVYDVLRKVLKLSPEEIGEIFEKWNNGELNSFLMEISYKIMKYKDKETGKYLVDLILDEAEQKGTGKWTSQTSLDLGIPTPSLNLAVEARSLSFFKEERVQLAKRVTKIYPEIDIDKEKIIKNLENALLFSVFASFSQGLWVISEASKVFEYNIDLSEVLRIWKGGCIIRAKILDFLRDIIKENKENVNLLNSEKALSFLMDKIDSIKYITNLAKDFYLPTLVLNSSLDYFLSMIEENLPANLIQAQRDFFGAHTYRRIDKEGIFHTEWEAE; encoded by the coding sequence ATGAATGAAATAGGTTTAATCGGCTTAGCAGTAATGGGACAAAATTTGGCTTTAAACATTGCCAGAAAGGGCTATAGCGTATCTGTATTTAATAGAACACCTGAAAAAGCACAAGAATTCATGCAAAACAAAGTAAAAGATGAACAAATTAAGCCTTATTATGACATCAAATCTTTTGTGGAATCTTTAAAAAGACCGAGAAAAATCATTCTCATGGTTAAAGCAGGAAAACCCGTAGATGATGTAATAGAGGAGCTTTTGCCTTATCTTGACAAGGGAGACCTAATCATTGATGGAGGAAATTCTTATTTTAAAGATACTTCAAGGAGAATTAAAGAACTAGAAGAAAAAGGCATACTCTATTTGGGAATGGGAGTATCAGGTGGTGAAGCTGGAGCTTTACACGGCCCTTCGTTAATGCCAGGAGGAACACAGGATGCATATGAAATGGTTAAAGATGTTCTTTTAAAAATTGCAGCTCAAACAGAAGCAGGGCCATGCTGTACATACGTTGGAAATGATTCAGCTGGACATTTTGTCAAAATGGTCCACAATGGAATAGAATATGCCATAATGCAAGCAATAGCTGAGGTTTACGATGTACTTCGAAAGGTGTTAAAACTTTCTCCCGAAGAGATAGGAGAGATATTTGAAAAATGGAATAATGGGGAGTTAAACTCCTTCCTGATGGAGATTTCTTATAAAATAATGAAGTACAAAGACAAAGAAACAGGAAAATACCTCGTTGACCTCATATTAGACGAAGCAGAACAAAAAGGCACAGGCAAGTGGACTTCCCAAACTTCTTTGGATTTAGGAATACCAACTCCCTCTTTGAACCTTGCAGTAGAAGCGAGAAGTTTATCTTTCTTTAAAGAGGAAAGAGTACAATTAGCTAAAAGAGTTACAAAAATATATCCTGAAATTGATATAGATAAAGAAAAAATAATAAAGAATTTAGAAAATGCATTACTTTTTAGTGTTTTTGCATCTTTTTCTCAGGGATTATGGGTTATATCTGAAGCTTCAAAAGTTTTTGAGTATAATATTGACCTTTCAGAAGTATTGCGTATTTGGAAAGGTGGCTGCATCATAAGAGCAAAGATTTTAGATTTCTTAAGAGACATTATTAAAGAAAATAAAGAAAATGTAAATCTTCTTAACAGTGAAAAGGCGTTATCTTTCCTAATGGATAAAATTGATTCAATAAAATATATCACTAATTTAGCAAAAGATTTTTACCTTCCAACACTTGTACTTAATTCTTCATTAGATTATTTCTTGAGTATGATAGAAGAAAACTTGCCTGCTAATCTAATCCAAGCTCAAAGAGATTTCTTCGGTGCTCACACTTACAGAAGAATAGACAAAGAGGGAATTTTCCACACTGAATGGGAGGCAGAATAA
- a CDS encoding FGGY-family carbohydrate kinase: MTGEKVKAIGTIASGVFFGLKNTHNKGHMIRAGMEGVAFSLRMLYEALKDNNVKIKEIRAGGGGGTKSPLWMEIFASTLGLPIKVSNVEEPALVGSALLGY, from the coding sequence ATAACTGGAGAAAAGGTTAAAGCGATAGGAACCATTGCTTCTGGAGTGTTTTTTGGATTGAAAAACACCCACAATAAAGGCCACATGATAAGAGCCGGTATGGAAGGAGTTGCATTTTCCCTAAGGATGCTTTATGAGGCTTTAAAGGATAACAATGTAAAAATAAAAGAAATTAGAGCGGGAGGAGGAGGAGGTACAAAATCGCCCCTATGGATGGAGATTTTTGCTTCTACTTTAGGTTTGCCAATTAAAGTGTCTAATGTAGAAGAACCTGCTCTTGTAGGCTCTGCACTTTTAGGCTATTAA
- a CDS encoding FGGY family carbohydrate kinase: MENLILSVDISTTNLKAGVVDEKGNILSLYRKETPIERDNEGKAEHNPEVLFGAFVEAVKEAAKGFEDKISLIVPSSYMFGLIPVDENLNPLMGMMTLLDLRARISFFFPT, translated from the coding sequence ATGGAAAATTTAATTCTTTCTGTTGACATAAGTACTACAAATTTAAAAGCAGGTGTAGTGGACGAAAAAGGAAATATTTTAAGTTTATATAGAAAAGAAACGCCTATAGAAAGAGACAATGAAGGAAAAGCGGAGCATAATCCAGAAGTCCTTTTTGGTGCTTTTGTAGAAGCAGTTAAAGAGGCGGCAAAAGGATTTGAAGATAAAATTTCTTTAATTGTGCCTTCTTCCTACATGTTTGGGCTAATACCTGTGGACGAAAATTTAAATCCCCTGATGGGTATGATGACTCTTTTGGACTTAAGGGCAAGAATCTCTTTTTTCTTTCCTACATAA
- a CDS encoding D-isomer specific 2-hydroxyacid dehydrogenase family protein, whose protein sequence is MSVKIAIVNSSSFGKHFPDHIEKLKALGEVERFELPHDMRGKALAEKLMGYSIIIASVKPYYDREFFEYKDKTLLITRHGIGYDAIDIKSATEKGTLVTKVAGIVEREAVAENAIALLMDVMRRVREASLRVKDGKWQERASFMGYEIKDKVAGIIGIGNIGSRVAEILKYGFGAKVIAYDPNLSEEEIQKRGAQPVSLEELLQTSDIISLNASLNEKNYHMLSHKEFSMMKKNVFIVNTARGELIDTEALIKALKEGKVAGAGLDVVEGEPIDENHPLLAFDNVIITPHTSAYTYECLRGMGDKVVSDVEKVLRGEIPDGVINKEVLEGESWKI, encoded by the coding sequence ATGAGTGTAAAAATTGCGATTGTCAACTCTAGCAGTTTTGGCAAGCATTTTCCTGACCATATTGAGAAGTTAAAAGCATTGGGGGAAGTGGAAAGATTTGAACTTCCTCATGACATGAGGGGGAAAGCTTTAGCAGAAAAATTAATGGGCTATTCTATAATCATTGCCAGTGTAAAGCCCTATTATGACAGAGAATTTTTTGAATACAAAGACAAGACTCTTTTAATAACTCGCCATGGCATAGGATATGATGCTATAGACATAAAAAGCGCCACAGAAAAAGGCACTCTTGTCACAAAAGTTGCTGGAATTGTAGAAAGAGAAGCAGTGGCAGAAAATGCAATTGCCCTTCTTATGGATGTAATGAGGAGAGTAAGAGAAGCATCTTTAAGGGTAAAAGATGGCAAATGGCAGGAAAGAGCGAGTTTCATGGGGTATGAGATAAAAGATAAAGTTGCAGGAATAATCGGTATTGGGAATATTGGAAGTAGAGTTGCAGAAATATTAAAATATGGCTTTGGGGCAAAAGTTATAGCATATGACCCTAATCTTTCAGAAGAGGAGATACAAAAAAGAGGAGCACAGCCTGTTTCTTTAGAAGAACTTTTACAAACTTCTGACATTATTTCATTAAATGCCTCACTCAATGAAAAAAATTATCACATGCTGTCTCATAAAGAGTTTTCTATGATGAAGAAAAATGTTTTTATTGTTAACACTGCAAGAGGAGAACTTATAGATACAGAAGCTTTGATAAAAGCACTCAAAGAGGGAAAAGTTGCAGGAGCAGGATTGGACGTAGTAGAAGGTGAACCCATTGATGAGAATCATCCCCTTTTAGCCTTTGACAATGTTATAATCACACCCCACACATCTGCTTACACTTACGAATGCTTAAGAGGTATGGGGGACAAGGTTGTTTCAGATGTAGAAAAGGTCTTAAGAGGAGAAATTCCTGATGGCGTTATAAATAAAGAAGTTTTGGAGGGGGAGTCATGGAAAATTTAA
- a CDS encoding DeoR/GlpR family DNA-binding transcription regulator has product MLVSTRRDKIKEIILKKKAVKVSELCEMFNVSDETIRRDLEELERQGLVERNYGGAVLKESIIIPPLVKRFKEHIEEKQKIAARAVSEIQEGHVIFLDAGSTTYHIARAIRNFKGITVVTNALNIATELANNPDINLFITGGKLKHDNHSMVGFETLNCIGKYNIDILFLGTGGISLEKGLTTSDIFEAEAKKSMIKSASRVIVVADSSKFGKVAMVSFATFEDVEKIITSGEENKEIIEELKNYVKIEVV; this is encoded by the coding sequence ATGCTTGTTTCAACGAGAAGAGATAAGATTAAAGAGATTATTTTAAAAAAGAAAGCTGTTAAAGTATCCGAACTCTGTGAGATGTTTAATGTTTCTGATGAGACAATAAGAAGAGATTTGGAAGAGTTGGAAAGGCAAGGACTGGTGGAGAGAAACTATGGAGGAGCAGTATTGAAAGAAAGTATCATTATTCCTCCCCTTGTCAAAAGATTTAAAGAGCATATAGAAGAAAAACAAAAAATAGCAGCAAGGGCTGTGTCAGAAATACAAGAAGGCCATGTCATATTTTTAGATGCCGGTTCTACCACATATCACATAGCCCGTGCCATCAGAAATTTCAAAGGCATAACGGTAGTAACAAATGCCTTAAACATTGCTACAGAATTAGCCAACAATCCTGACATCAATCTTTTTATTACTGGCGGCAAATTAAAGCATGATAATCATTCAATGGTAGGGTTTGAAACCTTAAATTGTATAGGTAAATACAACATCGACATATTGTTTTTAGGAACAGGTGGAATTTCATTAGAAAAAGGGCTTACCACTTCTGATATTTTTGAAGCAGAAGCAAAAAAATCTATGATAAAGTCTGCAAGCAGAGTAATTGTTGTAGCAGATAGCAGCAAATTTGGGAAAGTCGCAATGGTATCTTTTGCTACTTTTGAAGATGTGGAGAAAATAATAACTTCTGGAGAGGAAAACAAAGAGATAATAGAGGAATTAAAAAATTATGTGAAGATTGAAGTCGTGTGA
- the gyaR gene encoding glyoxylate reductase: MFKVFVTRAIPEEGLNLLRKYCEVEVSPYDRMLTKEELLEKVQGKNAVITQLTDKVDKEFFEAAKEVKIVANYAVGFDNIDLEEATRRGVYITNTPDVLTNATAELAWALLFATARRVVESDKFMRAGKFQGWAPMLFLGKGVTGKILGIIGAGRIGQAFAKMAKGFDMKILYTARSPKKEFEEETGAQYVDLDTLLKESDFVSIHVPLTPETRHLIGEKELKLMKKSAILINTGRGPVVDEKALVKALKNKDIYAAGLDVYEREPLFEEELAQLDNVVMLPHIGSATEEARRDMSILVAQNIIDVIEGRVPRTLVNKDVLNK, from the coding sequence ATGTTTAAAGTCTTTGTGACAAGAGCTATTCCTGAAGAGGGACTTAATCTTTTGAGAAAGTATTGCGAGGTAGAAGTAAGCCCTTACGACAGAATGCTTACAAAAGAAGAGTTACTTGAAAAAGTACAGGGCAAAAATGCTGTAATCACACAGCTTACAGACAAAGTAGACAAAGAGTTTTTTGAAGCTGCAAAAGAAGTAAAAATTGTTGCAAATTATGCTGTAGGATTTGACAATATAGATTTAGAAGAAGCTACAAGAAGAGGAGTTTACATAACAAATACTCCTGATGTTTTGACAAATGCAACTGCAGAACTAGCTTGGGCTCTTCTTTTTGCAACTGCAAGAAGAGTGGTAGAATCTGATAAATTTATGAGAGCAGGAAAATTCCAAGGTTGGGCGCCAATGCTTTTCTTAGGAAAAGGCGTAACAGGCAAGATATTAGGAATAATAGGTGCAGGCCGCATAGGACAAGCTTTTGCTAAAATGGCAAAAGGCTTCGACATGAAGATTTTGTACACTGCACGAAGTCCTAAGAAAGAGTTTGAAGAAGAGACAGGAGCTCAATATGTAGACTTGGATACTTTGTTAAAAGAATCTGATTTTGTTTCCATACACGTGCCATTAACTCCTGAAACAAGACATTTGATTGGAGAAAAAGAATTAAAATTGATGAAAAAGTCTGCTATATTGATAAATACAGGGAGAGGTCCTGTTGTAGACGAGAAAGCCCTTGTAAAAGCGTTAAAAAACAAGGACATATATGCAGCAGGATTAGATGTGTACGAAAGAGAGCCTCTCTTTGAAGAAGAACTCGCACAGCTTGACAATGTCGTAATGCTTCCTCATATAGGAAGTGCAACAGAAGAAGCGCGAAGGGACATGTCAATACTTGTGGCTCAAAACATAATTGATGTAATAGAAGGAAGAGTGCCTCGCACTTTAGTAAATAAAGATGTATTGAATAAATAA
- a CDS encoding AEC family transporter, whose translation MVISKMAEILVEIFIVMAVGYYITYIKLVKQEHFKMLADLIILVTTPLLIFHNMYSNYTPALLRTAYILPFVSFSTLVLTLLVSMAIFKLLKAPEEKKNVLYAISSFSNTLFLGLPINIALFGDKSIPYVILYDLGHTALFWTLGVWILSEEKSFDINGLKKLLNPSFASLALSFLIVISRIKIPEVILKSAQMIGSVTIPLAIMFIGMNMYIIKKSNIDYFVYLAAIIKLILSPLIAFGIVYFLNLPLDAKKVAALEAAMPTMMTVAIVARQMSEKNSFASAGVFVTNLISLLTIPIFLVLVNIF comes from the coding sequence ATGGTCATATCAAAAATGGCAGAGATACTTGTAGAGATTTTTATTGTAATGGCAGTAGGATATTATATCACCTATATAAAATTAGTTAAGCAAGAACACTTTAAAATGCTGGCGGATTTGATCATTTTAGTTACAACACCTTTACTTATCTTTCACAACATGTATTCTAATTATACGCCAGCACTACTTAGAACTGCTTATATACTGCCTTTTGTAAGCTTCTCTACGTTAGTTTTGACATTATTAGTTTCAATGGCTATTTTTAAATTACTTAAAGCTCCAGAAGAAAAGAAAAATGTGTTGTATGCGATTTCCTCTTTTAGCAATACTTTATTTTTAGGGCTTCCCATAAACATTGCCTTATTTGGAGATAAAAGTATACCTTATGTTATCCTTTACGATTTAGGGCACACAGCTTTATTTTGGACTTTAGGAGTTTGGATTTTGTCTGAAGAAAAATCTTTTGACATAAATGGTTTAAAAAAACTTCTAAATCCTTCTTTTGCTTCTCTTGCTTTGAGTTTTTTAATAGTGATATCAAGAATCAAAATACCAGAGGTAATACTGAAAAGTGCACAAATGATAGGTAGTGTAACTATTCCTCTGGCTATAATGTTTATAGGGATGAACATGTATATAATCAAAAAAAGCAATATAGACTATTTTGTTTATCTTGCAGCAATAATAAAGCTCATTTTGTCTCCTTTAATAGCTTTTGGGATTGTGTACTTTTTAAATTTACCCCTTGATGCCAAAAAGGTTGCAGCTTTAGAGGCAGCAATGCCAACGATGATGACAGTAGCCATTGTTGCGAGGCAAATGAGCGAAAAAAATAGTTTTGCTTCTGCAGGAGTGTTTGTTACAAACTTGATTTCGCTTTTGACAATACCAATATTTTTGGTATTGGTTAACATATTTTAA
- a CDS encoding sugar phosphate isomerase/epimerase family protein, whose translation MYLGFLTVCLGNMPLKEKAKWASENGFKSLEIACWPKDNTRDYSASDIDVENLTPEEAEEIKKYFKEYGLTISSLAYYDNNLDRDPEKRKFINNHLKKCIDVAKMLGTDMVGTFVGRNIEKSIKDNFDEFERVFTDIISYAEDKGIKIIIENCPMEGWQVPGLPGTISFTPELWEEMFRRIPSKNFGLNLDPSHLVWQFIDYIDVIPEFKDRIFHVHAKDTEVFEDKFKRYGVFNRQLYTGTHGEFGYWRYRMPGMGNVDWGKFIKALKDNGYNGVISIEHEDPLYEGSEEKVKEGLLLGLKHLSQFVK comes from the coding sequence ATGTATTTAGGATTTTTAACAGTATGTCTTGGGAATATGCCTCTTAAAGAAAAAGCTAAGTGGGCAAGTGAAAATGGGTTTAAATCACTGGAAATTGCCTGCTGGCCTAAAGACAATACGAGGGATTATTCTGCCAGTGACATAGATGTAGAAAATCTCACACCTGAAGAGGCGGAAGAAATAAAAAAATATTTTAAGGAGTACGGGCTCACAATTTCATCTCTTGCATATTATGACAACAACCTTGACAGAGACCCAGAAAAGAGAAAGTTTATAAACAATCACTTAAAAAAGTGCATTGATGTAGCTAAAATGCTTGGGACTGACATGGTGGGGACTTTTGTAGGGAGAAACATTGAAAAGAGCATAAAAGACAATTTTGATGAATTTGAAAGAGTTTTTACTGATATAATAAGCTATGCGGAAGACAAAGGAATAAAAATTATAATCGAAAATTGCCCTATGGAAGGATGGCAGGTACCTGGCCTTCCAGGAACCATATCTTTTACACCAGAGCTTTGGGAGGAGATGTTTAGAAGGATACCTTCTAAAAACTTTGGTTTAAATCTTGACCCTTCCCATCTTGTTTGGCAGTTTATAGACTATATAGATGTGATACCAGAGTTTAAAGATAGAATATTTCATGTACACGCAAAAGACACAGAAGTGTTTGAGGATAAATTTAAGCGATATGGAGTTTTCAACAGACAGCTTTACACAGGAACGCATGGCGAATTTGGATACTGGAGATACCGAATGCCAGGTATGGGAAATGTAGATTGGGGCAAGTTTATAAAGGCGCTAAAAGACAATGGATATAATGGGGTAATAAGCATAGAACATGAAGACCCTCTATATGAAGGCAGTGAAGAAAAAGTAAAAGAAGGGCTTCTTTTAGGATTAAAACACTTAAGCCAATTTGTAAAGTAG
- a CDS encoding sugar phosphate isomerase/epimerase family protein: protein MSIPIALQLYTLREETQKDFTGTLEKVAEIGYEGVEFAGYGGLKASELRKTLDKLGLKAAGSHVGIDLLKNNLEEVIDYNLEIGNKYIVCPWNEYKSREDYIETAKLFNKIGEKCREKGLKFCYHNHNHEFEIYDGEYGLDILYKNTDKDLVKAEIDAYWVTYAGVDPLEYLKKFSNRLPLIHLKDMDKKDRSFTEIGNGIINFKEVIKIAKENGVKWLIVEQDVCKRPPIESVKISFENLKKILEEEM from the coding sequence ATGAGTATACCTATAGCACTTCAACTTTACACTTTGAGAGAGGAGACACAAAAAGATTTTACAGGTACTCTTGAAAAGGTTGCGGAAATAGGATACGAAGGAGTGGAATTTGCAGGATATGGCGGTTTAAAAGCATCAGAATTAAGAAAAACGCTTGATAAATTAGGATTAAAAGCTGCTGGTAGTCATGTAGGAATAGATTTATTGAAAAACAATCTTGAGGAAGTGATAGATTATAACCTTGAAATAGGCAATAAATACATCGTCTGTCCGTGGAATGAGTACAAGTCAAGAGAGGATTATATTGAAACAGCAAAGTTGTTTAATAAAATAGGTGAAAAGTGTAGGGAAAAGGGACTTAAGTTTTGCTATCACAACCACAATCACGAATTTGAAATATACGATGGAGAATATGGACTTGATATACTTTACAAAAATACAGATAAAGACCTTGTAAAAGCTGAAATCGATGCGTATTGGGTTACATATGCGGGAGTTGACCCGTTAGAATATCTTAAAAAATTCTCCAATAGACTACCTTTAATTCACTTAAAAGACATGGATAAAAAGGACAGGTCTTTTACTGAAATAGGAAATGGAATTATCAATTTTAAAGAAGTAATAAAAATTGCAAAAGAAAATGGAGTTAAATGGCTAATTGTTGAACAGGATGTGTGTAAAAGACCTCCAATTGAAAGTGTGAAAATTAGTTTTGAAAATTTAAAAAAGATTTTAGAGGAGGAAATGTAG